In a single window of the Thermoanaerobacter uzonensis DSM 18761 genome:
- a CDS encoding UDP-N-acetylglucosamine 1-carboxyvinyltransferase, translating to MEKFIIKGGKPLKGSVQISGAKNSAVAILPAALLADTPSVIDNLPDIKDIELLAQMIRHLGGKVEKKKHEVIIDPTGLNSFYPPRDLASQMRASYYLIGALLSKFNEAVIAMPGGCNIGVRPIDQHIKGFEALGAKTTIEHGLIRIKAEKLVGNHIYFDVVSVGATINLMLASVKAKGVTILENCAKEPHVVDVANFLNAMGANIKGAGTDTIKITGVDKLYGCHYTIIPDQIEAGTYMVAAAATKGDVYIKGVIPNHLEAIIAKLTEMGIIVEEYDDVIRVRREGPLKHVDIRTLPYPGFPTDMQQPFAVLLALANGMSVITENVYENRFKYLNELEKMGAKVRIEGRNAIFEGVEKLTGAPLNATDLRGGAAMVIAGLAAEGTTEVMGVYHIDRGYEAMEVKLQQLGADVVRVKE from the coding sequence ATGGAAAAGTTTATAATCAAGGGAGGAAAGCCTCTTAAAGGAAGTGTACAGATAAGTGGTGCCAAAAATTCTGCTGTTGCAATTCTTCCCGCTGCGCTATTGGCTGATACTCCGAGTGTGATAGATAATTTGCCTGATATAAAAGATATAGAATTATTAGCCCAGATGATACGCCATCTGGGAGGGAAAGTAGAAAAGAAAAAGCATGAAGTAATAATTGACCCCACAGGCTTAAATTCCTTTTATCCTCCTCGGGATTTGGCGAGCCAAATGAGGGCTTCTTATTATCTTATTGGGGCACTTTTAAGTAAGTTTAATGAGGCAGTAATTGCGATGCCAGGGGGATGTAATATTGGCGTAAGACCTATTGACCAGCATATCAAAGGTTTTGAAGCTTTAGGGGCAAAAACTACCATAGAGCATGGACTTATAAGAATTAAAGCTGAGAAATTGGTGGGGAATCATATATATTTTGATGTAGTAAGCGTAGGTGCTACTATAAATTTGATGTTGGCATCGGTTAAAGCCAAAGGGGTAACAATATTAGAAAACTGTGCAAAAGAGCCCCATGTAGTTGATGTAGCAAACTTTTTAAATGCAATGGGGGCAAATATCAAGGGCGCTGGTACAGATACTATAAAGATAACAGGGGTAGACAAACTTTACGGGTGCCACTATACCATTATTCCTGACCAAATAGAAGCAGGAACTTACATGGTGGCAGCTGCCGCAACAAAAGGTGATGTGTATATAAAAGGAGTAATTCCAAATCACTTAGAAGCAATCATTGCAAAACTCACAGAAATGGGTATTATTGTTGAAGAATACGATGATGTGATAAGAGTAAGAAGAGAAGGACCTTTGAAACATGTTGATATAAGGACTTTACCTTATCCGGGTTTTCCAACAGATATGCAACAGCCCTTTGCGGTGCTTTTGGCTTTGGCGAATGGTATGAGTGTTATTACTGAAAATGTCTATGAAAATAGATTTAAATATTTAAATGAGTTAGAAAAAATGGGAGCAAAAGTAAGAATAGAGGGAAGAAATGCAATATTTGAAGGTGTAGAAAAATTGACAGGTGCGCCTCTTAATGCAACAGACTTAAGAGGAGGCGCTGCAATGGTTATAGCAGGTCTTGCTGCAGAGGGCACGACGGAGGTTATGGGGGTTTATCATATAGATAGGGGTTATGAAGCGATGGAAGTAAAGCTCCAACAGTTAGGTGCTGATGTAGTAAGAGTAAAAGAATAA
- the yycH gene encoding two-component system activity regulator YycH has protein sequence MKEKVKSLLLLFLVLTSVYLTYKLWISFPQNELSFINKKSTNAKVDIFRIIRPEYTFVGIQGKVYLVSNGDFSFSLWKKTADFINSNKEEKINVVDDNSWENAQKGTFIRFLIGKSVNGDLLKDIFTNRDSWFRKINSDIYVEEIIVNIDKNQIFIKDATNKKFYCLNYLKMEILKNIIENLPKDKVSVCESVYEEGNTYFEKNVYIPSLTFSIKEIYNKETNFESDHHFLEKFFTNISVVRKITENSGCTVYTDGLKSLRLYQNGYVEFYNTISEPSSTDKNFALKKSIVFLEEIGIKVDDIYLMDFKEEKGEYTFYFNYIFDYPLRILQKEMPDFPIEINILNGNIKYARVLYLDLMSNGNYLISHAKLKQSLVMGIKHISWQQPLSDLKIGYAYYEGQFIPVWIVKSNNREFFINIFDGKLIYNGV, from the coding sequence ATGAAGGAAAAAGTTAAATCACTGCTATTGCTTTTTCTTGTTTTAACGAGCGTGTATTTAACTTATAAACTGTGGATATCCTTTCCTCAAAATGAATTATCTTTTATTAATAAAAAGTCCACAAATGCAAAAGTGGACATTTTTCGTATAATTAGGCCAGAATACACTTTTGTTGGTATTCAAGGTAAAGTATATTTGGTGTCAAATGGAGATTTTTCTTTTTCTCTATGGAAAAAAACAGCAGATTTTATTAATTCAAATAAAGAAGAAAAAATAAATGTAGTCGATGATAATAGTTGGGAAAACGCACAAAAAGGTACATTTATACGGTTTTTAATAGGAAAAAGTGTAAATGGTGACTTGTTAAAAGATATTTTTACCAATAGAGATAGCTGGTTTAGAAAAATAAATAGCGATATATATGTAGAAGAAATTATCGTTAATATAGACAAAAATCAAATTTTTATAAAGGATGCAACCAATAAAAAATTTTACTGCTTAAATTATTTAAAGATGGAGATTCTAAAAAACATTATAGAAAATTTGCCTAAAGATAAGGTCAGTGTATGTGAATCTGTTTATGAGGAAGGCAATACATATTTTGAAAAAAACGTGTACATACCTTCTCTTACTTTTTCGATTAAAGAAATATATAATAAAGAAACAAATTTTGAATCTGATCACCATTTTTTAGAGAAATTTTTTACGAATATTTCTGTTGTGAGAAAAATTACTGAAAATAGTGGATGTACTGTTTATACCGATGGCTTAAAAAGTTTGCGACTATATCAAAATGGGTATGTAGAGTTTTATAATACCATTTCTGAGCCTTCTTCAACTGATAAAAATTTTGCACTTAAAAAATCTATTGTCTTTTTGGAGGAAATAGGGATTAAAGTTGATGATATTTATTTGATGGATTTCAAAGAAGAAAAAGGGGAATATACTTTTTATTTTAATTATATATTTGATTATCCTCTTCGAATTTTGCAAAAAGAAATGCCGGATTTTCCAATCGAAATAAATATTTTAAATGGGAATATTAAATATGCACGAGTTTTGTATTTAGATTTGATGAGTAATGGAAACTATTTAATTTCTCATGCAAAATTGAAGCAATCTCTTGTAATGGGTATAAAGCATATAAGCTGGCAACAACCACTTTCTGATTTAAAAATAGGTTATGCGTATTATGAAGGTCAATTTATACCTGTTTGGATAGTAAAAAGTAATAATAGAGAGTTTTTTATAAACATATTTGATGGGAAGCTGATTTACAATGGGGTATAG
- a CDS encoding two-component system regulatory protein YycI, with amino-acid sequence MNWSKAKTVMIITFAILNVLLYLTIAKMNKSEPYILSGNDLHSLKEVLLQNNIILKTTIPQNKEPLPLIKVTREIFDEDFVLENFIKGQKYGKYKENRYTIFKFEDKTIKVDGVSFYYFERSDKFKNMSSSQKEEYIHNFINSYHFKEINVQIEKIFQGKEVKIKYFQTYKDYFIDGGWMEGKIDDKGFEFSKCWFGSVAMEKAKKDVIDAVYALLKLVEIKTDTKPMVIKEIKLGYYFNWSNATKGEAVPVWRITTEEGDKYYVNAYTRNFEEGK; translated from the coding sequence ATGAACTGGTCTAAAGCAAAAACAGTGATGATAATCACTTTTGCGATTTTGAATGTTCTTTTATATCTAACTATTGCTAAAATGAATAAATCGGAACCCTATATTTTATCTGGAAACGATTTACATTCTTTAAAGGAGGTTTTGTTACAAAATAACATAATTTTAAAGACTACAATTCCGCAAAATAAAGAACCGCTGCCACTTATTAAAGTAACGAGAGAAATATTTGATGAAGATTTTGTTTTAGAGAATTTTATTAAAGGACAAAAATATGGAAAGTACAAAGAAAATAGATATACAATTTTTAAATTTGAGGATAAAACCATCAAAGTGGACGGCGTAAGTTTTTATTATTTTGAAAGAAGTGATAAGTTTAAAAATATGTCTTCTTCACAAAAGGAAGAGTATATACATAATTTTATAAATAGTTATCATTTTAAAGAAATAAATGTACAAATTGAAAAAATTTTTCAAGGTAAAGAGGTAAAGATAAAGTATTTTCAAACCTATAAGGATTATTTTATAGATGGTGGATGGATGGAAGGGAAAATAGATGATAAAGGCTTTGAATTTTCAAAATGCTGGTTTGGGTCTGTTGCAATGGAAAAAGCTAAGAAAGATGTGATAGATGCGGTTTATGCTCTTTTAAAGCTTGTGGAGATAAAGACGGATACAAAACCTATGGTAATAAAGGAGATAAAATTAGGCTATTATTTTAACTGGAGCAATGCCACAAAAGGAGAAGCAGTCCCTGTTTGGAGGATAACTACTGAAGAAGGTGATAAATATTACGTAAATGCTTATACAAGAAATTTCGAAGAAGGTAAATAA